A single genomic interval of Helianthus annuus cultivar XRQ/B chromosome 13, HanXRQr2.0-SUNRISE, whole genome shotgun sequence harbors:
- the LOC110901517 gene encoding ATP-dependent DNA helicase pif1-like: protein MGLLDDDNEYVEAIKEGSFEAHCRYLRSLFATLLLTNTLSRPEFVWEKTWHLLGDDILYKRRKETHIPDLMIPEHHLKNLILVEIENYLISNGSTLSRFSMMPFPDDDSLRQGTNRLINEELSHDTHELKSEFSRLKESLTEEQLNVFNEIVNAVECQSGGLFFVYGYGGTGKTFLWKTLASAIRSKGQIVLNVASSGIASLLLSRGRTAHSRFKIPINLTEDSMCFIKPNDDVANLLKEAKLIIWDEAPMVHKHAFEALDRTMKDILSSSMNNHSEVPFGGKVIVFGGDFRQILPVIPNGTRQQIVNSSLSSSYIWSECKVLKLTKNMRLRSGAESSNSESIKKFAKWLLDIGEGNIGSENDGEALIEIPDDLAITDSDDPIQSLIDFVCPSILHQYKNPGFFSERAILAPKNEVVHEINDRLLSLFPGEEKEYLSSDSICQTEQVLDSFQQGLYSPDNLNALKISGLPNHRLVLKVGVPVMLLRNIDQQNGLCNGTRLQVTLLGKRVIEAEVISGGNIGTRVFIPRISMVPSDKKIHFQFQRRQFPLSVCFAMTINKSQGQSLSRVGLYLKDLVFTHGQLYVALSRVKSREAVKILSFDGNGKPTAKTSNVVYKEIFRNL, encoded by the exons ATGGGTCTTTTAGATGATGACAACGAATATGTTGAAGCCATTAAGGAAGGAAGTTTTGAAGCTCACTGTCGGTATTTAAGATCATTATTTGCGACATTGCTTTTAACAAATACGCTATCAAGACCTGAATTTGTGTGGGAGAAAACTTGGCATTTACTAGGAGACGATATTCTATACAAGCGTCGCAAAGAGACACATATCCCTG ATCTAATGATTCCTGAACATCATTTGAAGAATCTTATTTTGGTCGAAATCGAGAATTATTTAATTTCCAATGGGTCAACCTTAAGTAGGTTTTCTATGATGCCCTTTCCAGACGATGATTCTTTACGTCAGGGAACTAATCGTCTAATCAATGAGGAATTATCGCATGACACACATGAGTTGAAAAGTGAGTTTAGTCGATTGAAAGAATCtctaactgaagagcagttaaaCGTTTTTAACGAAATTGTCAATGCAGTGGAATGCCAAAGTGGAGGGTTGTTTTTCGTATATGGTTACGGTGGAACAGGGAAGACATTTTTGTGGAAGACCTTGGCTTCTGCAATCAGATCTAAAGGTCAGATAGTGTTGAACGTTGCTTCCAGTGGTATTGCATCATTATTATTATCTAGAGGAAGGACAGCACATTCTAGATTTAAAATTCCCATAAACTTGACAGAAGATTCCATGTGTTTCATTAAGCCGAACGATGACGTTGCTAATCTTTTAAAAGAGGCAAAGTTGATTATATGGGATGAAGCCCCTATGGTGCACAAGCATGCGTTTGAGGCACTAGATCGAACAATGAAGGACATTCTATCGTCTTCTATGAATAACCATTCTGAAGTACCATTTGGAGGTAAAGTTATTGTTTTTGGTGGCGACTTTAGACAGATACTACCGGTTATTCCAAATGGTACTAGACAGCAGATTGTTAATTCATCTTTGAGTTCTTCATATATATGGTCAGAGTGCAAGGTTTTAAAGTTAACAAAAAACATGAGGTTGAGAAGTGGAGCTGAATCAAGTAACAGCGAATCgattaagaagtttgcaaaatggcTGCTTGATATTGGTGAAGGAAACATTGGTTCAGAAAACGACGGTGAAGCCCTTATAGAGATACCCGACGATTTAGCAATTACCGACTCAGATGATCCAATTCAAAGTTTAATCGACTTTGTTTGTCCTTCAATTCTACATCAGTATAAAAATCCTGGATTCTTTTCAGAGAGAGCAATTTTAGCACCAAAGAATGAAGTAGTTCATGAGATTAATGATCGATTACTTTCATTATTTCCAGGTGAAGAAAAAGAGTATTTGAGCTCTGACAGTATATGTCAAACTGAGCAAGTTCTTGATTCTTTTCAACAAGGTCTATACTCTCCTGACAATTTGAATGCTCTGAAAATATCCGGTTTACCTAACCATAGGTTGGTTCTCAAAGTTGGTGTTCCTGTGATGCTTCTTCGAAACATAGATCAACAGAACGGATTATGTAATGGTACTAGACTTCAAGTAACCCTTCTTGGTAAACGAGTAATCGAAGCGGAAGTAATATCTGGCGGAAATATCGGCACAAGAGTTTTTATTCCAAGGATTAGTATGGTTCCTTCAGACAAGAAGATACATTTTCAATTTCAAAGAAGGCAATTTCCTTTATCAGTTTGTTTTGCTATGACAATTAACAAGAGTCAAGGGCAGTCGCTATCTAGAGTTGGTTTATATTTAAAAGATCTTGTTTTTACTCACGGCCAATTGTACGTTGCTTTATCAAGAGTCAAGAGCAGGGAAGCTGTTAAAATTTTATCATTTGATGGCAATGGTAAACCTACAGCGAAGACATCTAATGTAGTGTACAAGGAGATTTTTCGTAACTTATAA